The genome window ATGGCACGTTTGGTGCTGGTGGTTACACGCGTGCTTTTTTGAATTTGGGTGCAACTGTTATTGCTCTTGATCGTGATCCTCATGCAGTTCGTGGAGGACAGGCTCTTGTTGATGAATTTTTTCCACGTCTTCGCTTACTTCAGATGGAATTTTCTCAGTTAGATCGTGTAATCGAAGAAAAGGTAGATGCAGTCATTCTTGATGTAGGTGTTTCTTCAATGCAGCTTGATGAAGCTGAACGAGGATTTTCTTTTCAACGGGATGGTCGATTAGATATGCGGATGGCTCAAACTGGTTTTACTGCAAGTGATGTAGTTAATCATTTTAAGGTGGATGATTTAATTCAGATATTTAGAATCCTAGGAGAAGAACGTCATTCAAATAGGATCGCAAAAATGATTGTAGAGCGCCGTCGTGTCTGTCCTTTTTTCCGGACACGTGATCTTGCCCGTGCAATTGAAGATCTTGTTGGGCGTAAACCGGGTGATCATATTCATCCTGCGACGCGTGTTTTTCAAGCAATTCGCATTTATGTTAATGATGAGCTTGGGGAACTTGCACGTGGTTTATTAGCTGCTGAAAAAATTTTGAAAGTAGGAGGACGTTTAGGTGTTGTAAGTTTTCATTCTCTTGAGGATCGTATGGTGAAAAGATTCTTTGCTGCCCGCTCAGGGAAGCAC of Bartonella ancashensis contains these proteins:
- the rsmH gene encoding 16S rRNA (cytosine(1402)-N(4))-methyltransferase RsmH gives rise to the protein MTKQDNGTECHIPVLLQQVLAGLAPLRGAKVVDGTFGAGGYTRAFLNLGATVIALDRDPHAVRGGQALVDEFFPRLRLLQMEFSQLDRVIEEKVDAVILDVGVSSMQLDEAERGFSFQRDGRLDMRMAQTGFTASDVVNHFKVDDLIQIFRILGEERHSNRIAKMIVERRRVCPFFRTRDLARAIEDLVGRKPGDHIHPATRVFQAIRIYVNDELGELARGLLAAEKILKVGGRLGVVSFHSLEDRMVKRFFAARSGKHKGSRHLPEMKATPATFISLFKGGITATEEELQRNPRARSARLRIGVRTQADIMQTDVELLGLEKIARSEGSKQW